A single Streptomyces sp. Edi2 DNA region contains:
- a CDS encoding TetR/AcrR family transcriptional regulator has translation MNGSGTAPAVPRPAYRRLSVEQRRSQLLTAALGLFAHRAPEDVSLDDVATAAEVSRPLVYRYFPGGKQQLYEAALRSAADVLERCFAEPETGPLTRRLSRALDRYLAFVDEHDAGFSALLQGGSVVETTRTSAIVDEVRRAAADQILRHLGEPEPGLRLRMTVRMWITAVEAASLIWLDEDKQPALDELRDWLVDHFVALLTATAATDPQTARVTRAALKLETADGPAGVLARRILPVVSDAGHLL, from the coding sequence ATGAACGGCAGCGGCACCGCCCCAGCAGTACCCCGACCCGCCTACCGCAGGCTGAGCGTCGAGCAGCGCCGCAGCCAATTGCTCACCGCCGCGCTGGGCCTGTTCGCGCACCGGGCGCCCGAGGACGTCTCGCTGGACGACGTCGCCACCGCCGCCGAGGTCTCCCGCCCGCTGGTCTACCGCTACTTCCCCGGCGGCAAGCAGCAGTTGTACGAGGCCGCGCTGCGCAGCGCGGCCGACGTCCTGGAGCGCTGCTTCGCCGAGCCGGAGACCGGACCGCTCACCCGCCGGCTCTCGCGCGCGCTGGACCGCTATCTGGCCTTCGTCGACGAGCACGACGCAGGGTTCAGCGCGCTGCTGCAGGGCGGCAGCGTCGTGGAGACCACCCGTACGTCCGCGATCGTGGACGAGGTACGGCGCGCCGCCGCCGACCAGATCCTGCGGCATCTGGGCGAGCCGGAGCCGGGCCTGCGGCTGCGGATGACCGTCCGCATGTGGATCACCGCCGTCGAGGCCGCCTCGCTGATCTGGCTGGACGAGGACAAGCAGCCGGCCCTCGACGAGCTGCGGGACTGGCTGGTCGACCACTTCGTCGCGCTGCTGACCGCCACCGCGGCCACGGACCCGCAGACCGCGCGGGTGACCCGGGCGGCGCTGAAGCTGGAGACTGCCGACGGCCCGGCCGGTGTCCTGGCCCGCCGCATCCTGCCCGTCGTGAGCGACGCCGGACATCTGCTGTGA
- a CDS encoding diiron oxygenase: MTSAPTEMTATDTEVLRDALGLLKDREQVAERLLDSSAKHSFDPDTELDWDAPLEEGKWFWPPELVSLYDTPLWKRMSVEQQQDLSRHEAASLASLGIWFEIILMQLLVRHIYDKPVTSAHVRYALTEIADECRHSKMFARMIQKGGAPAYPVSRLNHQLARVLKTVSTTPGSFACTLLGEEILDWMQRLTFPDERVQTIVRGVTRIHVVEEARHVRYAREELRRQMVTAPRWERELTRISSGEAARVFSLAFVNPAVYTHVGLDLREAVAQVKASGHRREVMQSGARRLTDFLDEIGVLRGVGRRLWRSSGLLA, from the coding sequence ATGACGAGCGCACCCACCGAGATGACCGCGACGGACACCGAGGTCCTGCGGGACGCCCTCGGCCTGCTCAAGGACCGGGAGCAGGTCGCCGAGCGGCTGCTCGACTCCTCCGCCAAGCACTCCTTCGACCCCGACACCGAACTGGACTGGGACGCCCCCCTCGAAGAGGGCAAGTGGTTCTGGCCGCCGGAGCTGGTCTCGCTCTACGACACCCCGCTGTGGAAGCGGATGTCGGTCGAACAGCAGCAGGACCTCTCCCGGCACGAGGCCGCCTCGCTCGCCTCGCTGGGCATCTGGTTCGAGATCATCCTGATGCAGCTGCTCGTCCGGCACATCTACGACAAGCCGGTGACCAGCGCACATGTCCGCTACGCCCTCACCGAGATCGCCGACGAGTGCCGGCACTCCAAGATGTTCGCGCGCATGATCCAGAAGGGTGGCGCGCCGGCGTACCCGGTCTCCCGGCTCAACCACCAGCTCGCCCGGGTCCTCAAGACCGTCTCCACCACCCCGGGCTCGTTCGCCTGCACCCTGCTCGGCGAGGAGATCCTGGACTGGATGCAGCGGCTGACGTTCCCGGACGAGCGGGTGCAGACGATCGTGCGCGGAGTGACCCGCATCCATGTCGTCGAGGAGGCCCGGCATGTGCGCTACGCCCGTGAGGAGCTGCGCCGCCAGATGGTCACCGCGCCGCGCTGGGAGCGGGAGTTGACCCGCATCAGCTCCGGCGAGGCGGCCCGGGTCTTCTCCCTCGCCTTCGTCAACCCGGCCGTCTACACCCACGTGGGCCTGGACCTGCGCGAGGCCGTCGCCCAGGTCAAGGCCAGCGGCCACCGCCGCGAGGTGATGCAGTCCGGCGCCCGGCGGCTGACCGATTTCCTGGACGAGATCGGCGTACTGCGCGGAGTGGGCCGCAGGTTGTGGCGCAGCTCGGGACTGCTGGCCTGA
- a CDS encoding ferritin-like domain-containing protein yields the protein MPTRDLYVQDPGDPVWKVPASGAARFSWDYDDGRDRLLALYQKGKDKQWDATLRIDWGLEVDPFDPLGTPDESMSLYGTRYWDKMTEKDRGELRQHYTSWQFSQFLHGEQGAMVCAARIVESVPDLDAKFYSATQTMDEARHAEIYSRFLQEKIGMLYPINDNLQALLSDTLKDSRWDMPYLGMQVLIEGLALAAFGMIRDTTTKPLPKQILAYVMQDEARHVAFGRMALRDYYKQLTDAELREREEFVIEGCYLMRDRLRGLEVLENFGIPHDEAAEFTESSEFLHLFRKLLFSRIVPCVKDIGLWGERLQRAYVDMGVFEMGDSNLDLLMAEDEELAERLDAERFAAEEEARTAEVAAAIAEGADEA from the coding sequence GTGCCGACCCGAGATCTCTACGTACAGGACCCTGGCGACCCCGTGTGGAAGGTGCCCGCCTCCGGTGCGGCACGCTTCAGCTGGGACTACGACGACGGGCGCGACCGGCTGCTGGCCCTCTACCAGAAGGGCAAGGACAAGCAGTGGGACGCCACCCTGCGGATCGACTGGGGCCTGGAGGTCGACCCCTTCGACCCGCTCGGCACCCCGGACGAGTCGATGTCCCTGTACGGCACCAGGTACTGGGACAAAATGACCGAGAAGGACCGCGGGGAACTCCGGCAGCACTACACCTCCTGGCAGTTCAGCCAGTTCCTCCACGGCGAACAGGGCGCCATGGTCTGCGCGGCACGGATCGTGGAATCCGTCCCGGACCTCGACGCGAAGTTCTACTCCGCCACCCAGACCATGGACGAGGCGCGCCACGCCGAGATCTACAGCCGCTTCCTCCAGGAGAAGATCGGGATGCTCTACCCGATCAACGACAATCTCCAGGCCCTGCTCTCCGACACCCTCAAGGACTCCCGCTGGGACATGCCGTACCTCGGCATGCAGGTGCTGATCGAGGGCCTGGCGCTGGCCGCCTTCGGCATGATCCGCGACACCACCACCAAGCCCCTGCCCAAGCAGATCCTCGCCTACGTCATGCAGGACGAGGCACGCCATGTCGCCTTCGGCCGCATGGCGCTGCGCGACTACTACAAGCAGCTCACCGACGCCGAACTGCGCGAACGCGAGGAGTTCGTCATCGAGGGCTGCTACCTGATGCGCGACCGCCTGCGCGGCCTGGAAGTCCTCGAAAACTTCGGCATTCCGCACGACGAAGCCGCCGAATTCACCGAGAGCTCCGAATTCCTGCACCTCTTCCGCAAGCTGCTCTTCAGCCGGATCGTGCCCTGCGTGAAGGACATCGGCCTGTGGGGCGAACGTCTCCAGCGCGCCTATGTGGACATGGGCGTCTTCGAGATGGGCGACTCCAACCTCGATCTGCTCATGGCCGAGGACGAAGAACTCGCCGAAAGGCTCGACGCGGAACGCTTCGCGGCCGAGGAGGAGGCCCGTACGGCGGAGGTCGCGGCGGCCATCGCGGAGGGCGCGGACGAGGCCTGA
- a CDS encoding SMI1/KNR4 family protein, translating into MNREQWRPFLKRWSEEWIAGHDREGDGPLEDAVVRDGWLGFAPAGADEVAAAEARLGRPLPPSLREFLLTTNGWRNTGFFIYRLAGASELAWLADSDESSWIEAYSDTEFADEDEGEEPEGEILARALCLSLDCDGAVIFLDPADVDERGEWAGYWLASWSGEGPKRFGSFHDLMCDQYTSFRRLRDRRA; encoded by the coding sequence ATGAACCGCGAGCAGTGGCGGCCGTTCCTGAAACGCTGGAGCGAGGAGTGGATCGCCGGGCACGACCGCGAGGGGGACGGGCCCCTGGAGGACGCGGTCGTACGGGACGGGTGGCTCGGGTTCGCCCCGGCGGGCGCGGACGAGGTCGCGGCAGCCGAGGCCCGCCTGGGCCGGCCGCTGCCGCCGTCGCTCCGCGAGTTCCTGCTGACCACCAACGGGTGGCGGAACACCGGGTTCTTCATCTACCGGCTCGCGGGCGCCTCCGAGCTCGCCTGGCTGGCCGACAGCGATGAGTCCAGCTGGATCGAGGCGTACAGCGACACCGAGTTCGCCGACGAGGACGAGGGCGAAGAGCCCGAGGGCGAGATCCTTGCCCGCGCCCTGTGCCTCTCTCTCGACTGCGACGGCGCGGTGATATTCCTCGACCCCGCGGACGTCGACGAGCGGGGCGAATGGGCCGGCTACTGGCTCGCCTCGTGGTCGGGGGAGGGGCCGAAGCGCTTCGGCTCCTTCCATGACCTGATGTGCGACCAGTACACCTCGTTCCGCCGCCTCCGGGACCGGCGGGCGTAA
- a CDS encoding alpha/beta hydrolase codes for MTAAPAPRSPAHSPSAAFRAAYEQAMALWPVPVERLDLLSEFGSTRVNVCGPAGAPPLVLLHGGGTTSAIWYAQVAALARTHRVHAVDQIGAPGLSVHSGRAIRRPEDLFAWLDGVLSGLGLESAALLGHSYGGWLALSYAVHAAGGQPSGSPGTPNRVERLVLLDPTQCFAGFRLSYLLHALPLFVRPGERSTRRFLEWETRGAPPAPELVRLMGLGGAEFRTAKVVTGPRPGVAGPGGAPVPTLVLLAEQSRAHALRRVAARAGRTPGVRIGTVAGVGHHSMPYGQAGELGRRVRDFLHDRLADGTAP; via the coding sequence ATGACAGCAGCGCCCGCCCCACGCTCTCCCGCGCACTCCCCCTCCGCCGCCTTTCGTGCCGCCTACGAGCAGGCCATGGCGCTCTGGCCGGTCCCGGTGGAACGGCTCGATCTGCTGTCGGAGTTCGGCAGCACCCGGGTCAATGTCTGCGGGCCGGCCGGCGCCCCGCCGCTGGTACTGCTGCACGGCGGCGGCACGACCTCGGCCATCTGGTACGCCCAGGTCGCCGCGCTCGCCCGTACGCACCGGGTCCATGCCGTGGACCAGATCGGCGCACCGGGACTCAGCGTGCACTCCGGACGGGCAATCCGGCGGCCGGAGGATCTGTTCGCCTGGCTCGACGGCGTGCTCAGCGGCCTCGGACTGGAGTCGGCCGCGCTGCTCGGGCACTCGTACGGCGGCTGGCTCGCGCTGAGTTACGCGGTGCACGCAGCCGGGGGACAGCCCTCCGGCTCCCCCGGGACGCCGAACCGGGTGGAACGGCTGGTGCTGCTCGATCCCACCCAGTGTTTCGCCGGGTTCCGTCTTTCGTACCTGCTGCACGCACTGCCGCTGTTCGTACGGCCCGGTGAGCGCAGCACCCGGCGGTTTCTGGAGTGGGAGACGCGGGGTGCGCCGCCCGCGCCGGAACTGGTGCGGCTGATGGGCCTGGGCGGTGCCGAGTTCCGTACCGCGAAGGTGGTCACGGGGCCGCGTCCGGGCGTCGCCGGGCCGGGCGGAGCGCCGGTGCCGACCCTGGTGCTGCTGGCGGAACAGAGCCGGGCACACGCTCTGCGCCGGGTCGCCGCACGGGCCGGACGGACGCCAGGCGTACGGATCGGGACCGTGGCGGGCGTGGGGCACCACTCCATGCCGTACGGCCAGGCCGGCGAACTCGGCCGCCGGGTGCGGGACTTCCTGCACGACCGGCTCGCGGACGGCACGGCCCCGTAA
- a CDS encoding helix-turn-helix domain-containing protein, with translation MDLVHLLREVTLRLDLAGARFAGHNGLHPTDLRALISLLDAARNGAESTPGRLGERLGLNSAGTTALIDRLERLGLIRRVRDTRDRRRVLLEVEERAVTLGRSFFGPLIDRTIALLATFEAGEQAAIRRFLSGVRDTAVQE, from the coding sequence ATGGACCTGGTCCACCTGCTGCGTGAGGTGACGCTGCGACTCGACCTCGCGGGAGCGCGGTTCGCCGGCCACAACGGCCTGCACCCCACCGATCTCCGGGCCCTGATCAGCCTGCTGGACGCGGCCCGCAACGGCGCCGAGTCCACCCCGGGGCGGCTCGGCGAGCGGCTGGGCCTGAACTCCGCCGGCACCACGGCGCTGATCGACCGCCTGGAACGGCTCGGCCTGATCCGCCGGGTCCGCGACACCCGCGACCGGCGCCGTGTCCTGCTGGAGGTGGAAGAGCGCGCGGTCACCCTGGGCCGGTCGTTCTTCGGCCCGCTGATCGACCGCACCATCGCCCTGCTGGCCACCTTCGAGGCCGGGGAGCAGGCGGCGATCCGGCGGTTCCTGAGCGGGGTGCGGGACACGGCCGTGCAGGAATAG
- a CDS encoding ATP-binding cassette domain-containing protein — translation MSSTQPSSQPAAAAEARVIAALEGVGVKRYTTGQIILDAVDWSVRSGEHWALLGANGAGKTTILRLVGALMFPTVGTVEVLGHRLGSVDVRELRAVIGLVSGAQKVPQDATGHTVVLTGATGTVQPLWRKYDEATRERAHELLAELDCKELAERPFGVCSGGQRARILIARALMADPGLLLLDEPFNALDLPSREDLIDALHRLALARPELATVTVTHHLEELSPSIGHALMLREGRVQARGPVDEVLTGERMTACFGRPIEVSRHEGRWLARSGKR, via the coding sequence ATGAGCTCTACGCAGCCTTCGTCGCAGCCGGCCGCCGCCGCGGAAGCCCGCGTGATCGCCGCCCTGGAGGGCGTCGGCGTCAAGCGGTACACCACCGGCCAGATCATCCTCGACGCCGTCGACTGGAGCGTACGGTCCGGTGAGCACTGGGCACTGCTCGGCGCGAACGGCGCCGGCAAGACCACCATCCTGCGTCTCGTCGGGGCGCTGATGTTCCCGACGGTCGGCACCGTCGAGGTGCTGGGGCACCGGCTCGGGTCCGTGGACGTCCGCGAGCTCCGTGCCGTCATCGGGCTGGTCTCCGGCGCACAGAAGGTTCCGCAGGACGCGACGGGCCACACGGTCGTCCTGACCGGGGCGACCGGCACCGTGCAGCCGTTGTGGCGCAAGTACGACGAGGCGACCCGCGAGCGCGCCCATGAGCTGCTGGCCGAGCTGGACTGCAAGGAGCTGGCGGAGCGGCCGTTCGGGGTGTGCTCGGGCGGCCAGCGGGCCAGGATCCTGATCGCCCGCGCCCTGATGGCCGACCCCGGCCTGCTGCTGCTCGACGAGCCGTTCAACGCGCTCGACCTGCCCTCCCGCGAGGATCTGATCGATGCGCTGCACCGGCTGGCCCTGGCACGGCCGGAGTTGGCGACCGTGACCGTCACCCACCACCTGGAGGAGCTGTCGCCGTCCATCGGCCACGCCCTGATGCTGCGCGAGGGCCGGGTGCAGGCACGCGGCCCAGTGGACGAGGTGCTGACGGGAGAGCGGATGACCGCGTGCTTCGGCCGTCCGATCGAGGTGTCCCGGCACGAGGGGCGGTGGCTGGCCCGGTCCGGTAAGCGGTAG
- a CDS encoding HD domain-containing protein, giving the protein MADAIPSMEPAPPPLLSLAEVEALARRAHSGQTDKAGRPYAEHLAAVAAGVRERGGSDEQIAAAWLHDAIEDGALSREWLAGAALGRTTKAMILAVTKRADEPVEEYTARILATPGALLVKESDLAHNADPERLAVLDAPTRERLTAKYARVRELLGLTRR; this is encoded by the coding sequence ATGGCTGATGCGATCCCGTCCATGGAACCTGCTCCGCCCCCGCTGTTGTCCCTGGCCGAGGTGGAGGCGCTGGCCCGGCGCGCACACTCGGGTCAGACCGACAAGGCGGGCCGCCCGTATGCCGAACATCTGGCCGCGGTCGCGGCGGGGGTCCGCGAGCGGGGCGGCAGCGATGAGCAGATCGCCGCGGCCTGGCTGCACGACGCGATCGAGGACGGGGCACTGAGCCGGGAGTGGCTGGCCGGTGCGGCGCTGGGCAGGACGACCAAGGCGATGATCCTGGCCGTCACCAAGCGGGCGGACGAGCCGGTCGAGGAGTACACCGCGCGGATCCTGGCCACGCCCGGGGCGCTGCTGGTCAAGGAGTCCGACCTCGCCCACAACGCCGATCCGGAGCGGCTGGCCGTGCTGGACGCTCCGACGCGGGAGCGGCTGACGGCGAAGTACGCACGGGTGCGGGAGCTGTTGGGGCTGACCCGGCGGTAA
- a CDS encoding penicillin-binding transpeptidase domain-containing protein, whose translation MIRCIRLTAAFSFLLLVALLVNAARVQVVDAERFSASPANRRGPIVRYAQPRGAVLVAGRAVTGSRDSGGRLRYERTYTDGPLYAPVTGYSSQTYGTSLLESAEDGILSGADDRLATFPWWDRLTRAHRPGGSVHTTINPRMQRAAFDGLGGKKGAVAAIEPRTGRILALVSTPSYDPGELSGNGAGVTEAWRRLNGAEQQPMLNRALRQTYPPGSTFKVVTAAAALESGKVTDIDAPTDSPDPYPLPGTDTRLGNAAKGCEDASLKDAFRASCNTVFARLGAEIGLRGMADTARRFGFNDRRLSIPSLVAPSNFDTRMDASQVALSAIGQYDTAATPLQMAMVAAAVADGGQLTAPSLIDKVTDARGVVVAADPHRPTRQVTNPVTAQQLQDMMVDVVEHGSGRLAAIKGVTVGGKTGTAQHGVRNEGTPYAWFISWARQKDGYEPAVAVAVVVEDAAADRADISGGGSAAPIARAVMAAALG comes from the coding sequence TTGATCCGCTGTATTCGCCTCACCGCGGCCTTCTCCTTCCTCCTCCTCGTGGCGCTGCTGGTCAACGCCGCCCGGGTGCAGGTCGTCGACGCGGAACGCTTCAGCGCCAGTCCGGCCAACCGCCGCGGGCCGATCGTCCGTTACGCACAGCCGCGCGGTGCCGTGCTCGTCGCCGGCCGCGCGGTGACCGGTTCCCGGGACAGCGGGGGGCGGCTGCGCTACGAGCGCACCTATACCGACGGGCCGCTGTATGCGCCGGTCACCGGCTACTCCTCACAGACCTACGGGACCTCCCTGCTGGAGAGCGCCGAGGACGGCATCCTCTCCGGGGCCGACGACCGGCTCGCCACCTTCCCGTGGTGGGACCGGCTGACCCGCGCCCACCGGCCGGGCGGCAGCGTCCACACCACCATCAACCCACGGATGCAGCGCGCCGCGTTCGACGGGCTGGGGGGCAAGAAGGGCGCGGTGGCCGCGATCGAGCCGCGTACGGGGCGGATCCTGGCGCTGGTGAGTACGCCGTCGTACGACCCGGGCGAGCTGTCCGGCAATGGCGCCGGGGTCACCGAGGCCTGGCGCCGGCTGAACGGTGCCGAGCAGCAGCCGATGCTCAACCGGGCGCTGCGCCAGACCTATCCGCCCGGCTCCACGTTCAAGGTCGTCACCGCGGCGGCGGCGCTGGAGAGCGGCAAGGTCACCGATATCGACGCGCCCACCGATTCGCCCGACCCCTACCCTCTGCCCGGCACCGACACCCGGCTCGGCAATGCCGCGAAGGGCTGCGAGGACGCCTCGCTCAAGGACGCCTTCCGGGCCTCGTGCAACACCGTCTTCGCGCGGCTGGGCGCGGAGATCGGGCTGCGCGGCATGGCCGATACGGCCCGGCGGTTCGGCTTCAACGACCGGCGGCTGTCCATCCCCTCACTCGTCGCGCCGAGCAACTTCGATACGCGGATGGACGCCTCGCAGGTCGCGCTCTCGGCCATCGGGCAGTACGACACCGCCGCCACACCGCTCCAGATGGCGATGGTCGCGGCGGCGGTCGCCGACGGGGGCCAGCTGACGGCGCCGTCGCTCATCGACAAGGTGACCGATGCCCGGGGTGTCGTGGTCGCGGCCGATCCGCACCGCCCCACCCGCCAGGTGACCAATCCGGTCACGGCGCAGCAGCTCCAGGACATGATGGTCGACGTCGTCGAGCACGGCAGCGGGCGGCTCGCCGCGATCAAGGGCGTCACGGTCGGCGGCAAGACCGGCACCGCGCAGCACGGTGTGCGCAACGAGGGCACGCCGTATGCCTGGTTCATCTCCTGGGCGCGGCAGAAGGACGGCTACGAGCCGGCCGTGGCCGTGGCCGTGGTGGTCGAGGACGCGGCCGCCGACCGTGCGGACATCAGCGGCGGGGGGAGCGCGGCGCCGATCGCACGGGCGGTGATGGCGGCGGCTCTGGGCTGA
- a CDS encoding DUF6624 domain-containing protein: protein MTNDHSTTALSAELIRMAQADQRTSPGANSDNPAEQLAWRRLSAQHGDRLHQIMDEYGWPTAELVGDDAARGAWLIAQHADRQLDVQRRALRLMEQAVEAGSASPRELAFLRDRTLVNEGRKQIYGTQIAGVVGGSPVPWPCEDPERMDALREEAGIEPFDEYVAKFAMS, encoded by the coding sequence GTGACAAACGACCACAGCACGACGGCCCTGTCGGCGGAACTCATCCGCATGGCTCAGGCGGACCAGAGAACGTCACCCGGCGCGAACAGCGACAACCCCGCGGAACAATTGGCCTGGCGCCGCCTCTCCGCGCAGCACGGCGACCGGCTCCACCAGATCATGGACGAGTACGGCTGGCCGACGGCGGAGCTGGTCGGTGACGATGCCGCTCGCGGCGCCTGGCTGATTGCGCAGCACGCCGACCGTCAGCTCGATGTGCAGCGGCGTGCGCTCCGGCTGATGGAACAGGCGGTGGAGGCGGGCTCGGCAAGCCCGCGCGAGCTGGCTTTCCTGCGCGACCGGACGCTGGTGAACGAGGGCCGCAAACAGATCTACGGCACACAGATCGCGGGGGTCGTCGGGGGCTCACCCGTCCCGTGGCCCTGCGAAGACCCCGAGCGCATGGACGCCCTGCGGGAGGAGGCGGGCATCGAGCCCTTCGACGAGTACGTCGCCAAGTTCGCGATGAGCTGA
- a CDS encoding cytochrome P450 codes for MTTLRSRIIAWAGRMYLARTRKKGFDLSRMSFLPESVLMPLRRDGLNPVGDLAAVREREPVSKLPVPIAANVWLVTGYDEVKAVLGKANAFSSDFTNLVGKAGAGAEQNPGGLGFADPPVHTRLRRLLTPEFTMRRLSRLTPRIHEIVEERLDAMEKEGKNGDPVDIVHSFALPIPSLVICELLGVPYEDRADFERLSAARFDLFSGANASFGAISESLSYFRDIVKKQRENPGDGLLGMIVKEHGDSVSDEELAGLADGVLTGGFETTASMLALGALVLLQDPKHFAALHDGDDVVDGYVEELLRYLTVVQVAFPRFAREDLEIGGVAIASGDVVLCSLSGADRDGKLGPEMEQFDPARNVPSHLAFGYGIHRCVGAELARMELRAAYPALVRRFPNMRLAATPEELEFRKLSIVYGIESLPVRLDG; via the coding sequence ATGACGACTCTCCGTTCCCGGATCATCGCCTGGGCCGGCCGTATGTATCTGGCGAGAACCCGGAAGAAAGGCTTCGACCTGTCTCGAATGTCTTTCTTGCCCGAGTCCGTCCTGATGCCATTGCGGCGCGATGGGCTCAACCCTGTGGGTGATCTGGCCGCCGTCCGGGAGCGGGAACCCGTCAGTAAGCTCCCGGTGCCGATTGCCGCCAACGTCTGGCTGGTCACCGGCTACGACGAGGTCAAGGCAGTCCTGGGAAAAGCCAATGCCTTCAGTTCGGACTTCACCAACCTCGTCGGCAAGGCCGGCGCCGGTGCCGAACAGAACCCCGGTGGACTCGGATTCGCCGACCCGCCGGTGCACACCCGGCTGCGCCGTCTCCTGACGCCCGAATTCACCATGCGCCGCCTCAGCCGGCTCACCCCCCGTATCCACGAAATCGTCGAGGAACGCCTCGATGCCATGGAAAAGGAGGGCAAAAACGGAGATCCGGTCGACATCGTCCACTCTTTCGCCCTCCCCATCCCTTCCCTCGTCATTTGCGAACTCCTCGGCGTCCCCTATGAAGACCGCGCCGACTTCGAACGCCTCAGCGCCGCCCGCTTCGACCTTTTCAGCGGCGCAAACGCCTCCTTCGGCGCCATATCCGAATCCCTTTCCTATTTCCGGGACATCGTAAAAAAGCAGCGCGAAAATCCGGGCGACGGCCTGCTCGGGATGATCGTGAAGGAACACGGCGACTCGGTCAGCGACGAAGAACTCGCGGGCCTCGCCGACGGCGTCCTCACCGGCGGCTTCGAAACCACCGCCAGCATGCTGGCCCTCGGCGCCCTGGTCCTCCTCCAGGACCCCAAGCACTTCGCGGCCCTCCACGACGGCGACGACGTCGTCGACGGCTACGTCGAGGAACTTCTCCGCTACCTGACCGTCGTCCAGGTCGCTTTCCCGCGCTTCGCCCGCGAGGACCTGGAAATCGGCGGCGTCGCGATCGCCTCCGGAGATGTGGTGCTGTGCTCCCTGAGCGGCGCGGACCGGGACGGCAAACTGGGCCCGGAAATGGAACAGTTCGACCCCGCCCGCAATGTCCCCTCCCACCTCGCCTTCGGCTACGGAATCCACCGCTGCGTAGGCGCCGAGTTGGCCCGCATGGAACTCCGCGCTGCCTACCCCGCTTTGGTGCGCCGCTTCCCGAACATGCGCCTCGCCGCCACACCGGAGGAACTGGAATTCCGCAAACTCTCGATCGTCTACGGAATCGAATCCCTCCCGGTGCGGCTGGACGGCTGA